One region of Alosa sapidissima isolate fAloSap1 chromosome 1, fAloSap1.pri, whole genome shotgun sequence genomic DNA includes:
- the bfsp2 gene encoding phakinin: MPLPRRRSSFLGQSATERPGGIGRVTVGSTSAPRGVFVGMAPTGSASCLGTRVSRRALGISSVFLQGLRSTSVPVVPQPGERGHQPSFDTLNGCLLEYRDKVRALEQLNQQLEEQIRNCLDRKASSAGTWATLREDWEDVSTQVSEAILDNARLMLQTENVQANGEDFKDRYENEQPFRKAVEEEIGSLYKVIDDANLTRMDLENQIDCMKVEMRDLARNHEEDVRVLYNQMAGREVDEPDAPIETNLDQILSYIRTHWEKVIEKNRAETDAYVECKQADSLNSKLSREEEELEGLKSECNDAGCKIQSLQAETESMRALKRGLENSLNDAKHWHDIELQNLGSVIGKLESELGDVRADIEQQRRDYDTLLSNKIKLEKEIGTYHGILDGEESRFHPGMCFGGYADPEGGSTPQASSSDPPSKPRPDGRDVASSTPAKDPKN; the protein is encoded by the exons ATGCCTCTTCCGAGACGCCGATCCTCCTTCCTGGGCCAGTCAGCCACCGAGCGGCCGGGTGGCATAGGCCGAGTGACTGTGGGAAGCACCAGCGCACCACGGGGTGTGTTCGTGGGCATGGCCCCTACTGGCAGCGCCAGCTGCCTGGGCACGCGCGTCTCCCGCCGGGCACTGGGCATCAGCAGCGTCTTCCTCCAGGGCCTGAGGAGTACCAGCGTGCCCGTGGTGCCCCAGCCTGGCGAGCGAGGCCATCAGCCCAGCTTCGACACCCTCAACGGGTGTCTGCTGGAGTACCGCGACAAGGTCCGCGCCCTGGAGCAGCTCAACCAGCAGCTGGAGGAGCAGATCAGGAACTGCCTGGACCGCAAGGCGTCCAGCGCCGGGACCTGGGCGACCCTACGGGAGGACTGGGAGGATGTCTCTACGCAG GTCAGTGAGGCCATCCTGGATAACGCCCGGCTCATGCTTCAGACCGAGAATGTGCAGGCCAATGGCGAAGACTTCAAAGACAG ATATGAAAATGAGCAGCCCTTCCGTAAAGCCGTGGAAGAGGAGATTGGCTCTCTCTATAAAGTGATAGACGATGCTAATCTGACAAGGATGGACCTGGAAAATCAGATTGACTGCATGAAGGTTGAGATGAGAGATCTAGCCAGGAACCATGAGGAG GATGTGAGGGTGTTGTACAATCAGATGGCTGGCCGTGAGGTGGATGAGCCCGATGCTCCCATAGAAACCAATCTGGACCAAATCCTCAGCTACATCCGCACCCACTGGGAGAAGGTCATTGAAAAGAACCGGGCCGAGACCGATGCTTACGTGGAATGCAAG CAGGCTGACAGCTTAAACAGCAAGCTGagcagggaggaggaagagctggAGGGTCTAAAGTCAGAGTGCAACGACGCTGGCTGTAAGATCCAGAGCCTGCAGGCTGAGACTGAGTCCATGAGAGCACTG AAACGTGGCCTGGAGAACTCCCTGAATGATGCCAAGCACTGGCATGACATCGAGCTGCAGAACCTGGGCTCAGTCATCGGGAAGCTGGAGTCCGAGCTCGGCGACGTGAGGGCCGACATCGAGCAGCAGCGCCGTGACTACGACACACTGCTTAGCAACAAGATAAAACTCGAGAAGGAGATCGGGACCTATCATGGAATTCTTGATGGGGAGGAGAGTCGATTCCATCCAGGAAT GTGTTTTGGAGGCTATGCTGATCCTGAGGGTGGGTCCACTCCCCAAGCTTCATCATCAGACCCCCCCAGCAAACCCCGCCCTGATG GGAGAGATGTTGCTAGCAGCACCCCAGCCAAAGACCCAAAGAACTGA
- the klhl18 gene encoding kelch-like protein 18 yields the protein MTMGDMTFEELEDLVHFSVHDLPGRGYAVMEEIRRQGKLCDVTLKVGEHKFSAHRIVLAASIPYFHAMFTNDMVECKQDEIVMQGMDPSALEALINFAYNGHVAIDQQNVQALLIGASFLQLQNVKDACCSFLQERLHPKNCLGVRQFAETMMCTTLYDAANSFVHQHFVEVSMSEEFLGLRLEEVLELVGCDELNVKAEEQVFEAVLAWVRHDREDREAYLPELLARTRLPLCRPQFLADRVQQDELVRCCHKCRDLVDEAKDYHLMPERRPHLPAFKTRQRCCTSIAGLIYAVGGLNSAGDSLNVVEMFDPIGNCWGRCQPMATARSRVGVAVVNGLLYAIGGYDGQSRLSTVEVYNPETDTWSRVSSMNSQRSAMGTVVVDGHIYVCGGYDGKSSLNSVECYAPESDRWTLVTEMSASRSAAGVTVFDGRIFVSGGHDGLQIFNTVEYYNQHTALWHPVAAMMNKRCRHGAAALGSQLYVVGGYDGSGFLMGAEVYSSVADQWSHLVPMNTRRSRVSLVANCGRLYAVGGYDGQSNLNSVEMYDPETNRWTFMAPMVCHEGGVGVGCIPLKPA from the exons ATGACGATGGGTGACATGACATTCGAAGAACTGGAAGATTTAGTACATTTTTCAGTCCACGATTTACCAGGTCGCGGGTATGCAGTCATGGAAGAAATCCGACGGCAAGGGAAACTCTGTGATGTGACCCTGAAG GTTGGTGAACACAAATTCAGCGCTCACAGGATAGTCCTGGCAGCTTCCATTCCATACTTCCACGCCATGTTCACCAATGACATGGTGGAATGTAAACAGGATGAGATTGTCATGCAGGGAATGGATCCTAG TGCTCTTGAAGCTCTGATAAATTTTGCTTACAATGGCCATGTGGCAATAGACCAGCAGAACGTCCAGGCCCTCTTAATAGGGGCCAGTTTCCTACAGCTGCAGAATGTCAAGGATGCCTGTTGCTCTTTCCTTCAGGAGAG ATTGCACCCAAAAAACTGTTTGGGTGTGCGTCAGTTCGCAGAGACTATGATGTGCACCACGCTTTACGACGCTGCCAACAGCTTTGTGCACCAGCACTTTGTGGAGGTGTCCATGTCAGAGGAGTTCCTGGGGCTCCGGCTGGAAGAGGTGCTGGAGCTGGTGGGCTGTGACGAGCTCAATGTCAAAGCAGAGGAGCAG GTGTTCGAGGCAGTACTGGCGTGGGTGCGGCACGACAGGGAGGACAGAGAGGCTTATCTCCCGGAGTTGCTGGCCAGGACGCGCCTGCCCCTGTGCCGGCCCCAGTTCCTGGCCGACCGCGTGCAACAGGATGAACTGGTCCGCTGCTGTCACAAGTGCAG AGACCTAGTAGACGAAGCTAAAGATTATCACCTCATGCCCGAGCGTCGCCCACACCTCCCAGCCTTTAAGACCCGACAGCGATGCTGCACGTCCATCGCTGGGCTCATATATGCAGTGGGAGGGCTCAACAGCGCAG GAGACTCGTTAAATGTGGTTGAGATGTTTGACCCAATCGGTAACTGCTGGGGGCGCTGCCAGCCAATGGCCACAGCCCGAAGTCGAGTTGGAGTGGCTGTTGTAAATGGGCTGCTTTATGCCATTGGTGGATACGACGGCCAGTCACGGCTCAGCACAGTAGAAGTCTACAACCCAGAGACCGACACGTGGAGCCGAGTGTCTAGTATGAATAGTCAACGCAG TGCAATGGGAACAGTTGTGGTAGATGGACACATATATGTTTGTGGAGGCTATGATGGCAAATCCTCGTTAAATTCTGTAGAATGCTATGCACCTGAGAGTGACCG GTGGACACTGGTGACCGAGATGAGCGCGAGTCGCAGTGCTGCTGGAGTGACTGTTTTTGATGGGAGGATATTCGTATCCGGTGGCCATGATGGCCTACAGATCTTCAACACG GTGGAGTACTACAACCAGCACACAGCCCTGTGGCACCCTGTGGCGGCCATGATGAACAAACGATGTCGGCACGGCGCGGCGGCCCTGGGCAGCCAGCTCTACGTGGTGGGGGGCTACGACGGCTCTGGCTTCCTGATGGGCGCGGAGGTGTACAGCTCGGTGGCGGACCAGTGGAGTCATCTGGTGCCCATGAACACGCGCCGCAGCCGCGTCTCGCTGGTGGCCAACTGCGGCCGGCTCTACGCCGTGGGCGGCTACGACGGCCAGTCCAACCTGAACTCGGTGGAGATGTACGACCCCGAGACCAACCGCTGGACATTCATGGCGCCCATGGTGTGCCACGAGGGCGGGGTGGGGGTCGGCTGTATACCTCTCAAGCCTGCTTAG
- the LOC121713423 gene encoding comitin-like, translated as MSRNYMSKYDELRKGDFLWSNNREYKAVFQEDGNWVIFGWKPMWSSDTAGQRDAYRLCMQDDCNFVMYKRDDKAIWHTGTHRTDGFKMCRLHLRDDGNLVIEKDGEEVWNSSQSRGMK; from the exons ATGAGCAGGAACTACATGTCCAAGTATGATGAGCTCCGCAAGGGAGACTTCCTTTGGTCCAACAACAGGGAGTACAAGGCAGTCTTTCAG GAGGATGGTAACTGGGTGATCTTTGGCTGGAAACCAATGTGGTCGTCGGACACAGCCGGCCAGCGCGACGCCTACCGCCTCTGCATGCAGGACGACTGTAACTTTGTTATGTACAAGCGCGACGACAAAGCCATCTGGCACACCGGCACCCACAGGACGGATGGCTTTAAGATGTGTCGTTTGCACCTGCGCGACGATGGCAACCTGGTGATCGAGAAGGACGGTGAAGAGGTGTGGAACTCCTCTCAGTCCAGGGGGATGAAGTGA